Genomic window (Streptomyces sp. NBC_01431):
GTGGCGCCTGGCCTGGGCGGCGCGCAGGCCGTGGCTGGTGCGCCAGGGTGCGTTCTGCGCGCTGGTACTGCTCCAGGTCGGGCCACCCCTGTTCCTGGGCCGGACCTGTCTGGGGATGCCGGGTTTCCTGGCCGGGACGGCGCTCCTGGTGCTGCCCACCACGGTCGCCTGGCCGGTGTTCGCCGTGGTCGTGGCCGGCGGCGACCTCTCGCTCCAGCTGGCCGACGGGTCCCTCCAGGACCTGATCTACCAGAGCGCCTACACCCCGATCTGCGGCGTCGTCGTCTTCGGCCTGTCGCGGATGGCGCAGCTCGCTTCCGAACTGCACCGCTCCCGTACCGAGATCGCCCGCCTTGCCGTGACCACGGAGCGCCTGCGTTTCGCCCGTGACCTGCACGATCTGCTCGGGTTCAGCCTGTCCGCGATCACCCTCAAGTGCGAGCTGGTACGCCGACTCGCGACGAGCAGGCCCGCGCAGGCGCGCCAGGAGCTCACCGAGGTGCTCGGCATCGCCCGCGAGGCGCTCGCCGATGTGCGCACGGTGGCGAGCGGCAGTTTGCGGATGTGCCTGACAGCCGAGGCGGAGCACGCCACCGCGATGCTCGCGGGTGTCGGGATCCGCGCCACCGTTCGGATGGACTGCGGTGAACTGCCCGGCGAGGTGGAGACGGTGCTCGCGACGACGCTGCGCGAGGGTCTGACCAACATGCTGCGGCACAGCAGGGCCGAGCACTGCGAGATCACCGCCGAGCGGGCGGCGGGCGGGGTGCGGCTGCGCCTGGTCAACGACGGGGCGCAGGGGTTCGGCGAACCCGCCCTCGGCTCGCGCACCCATGGCGGCAGCGGCATCGGGAACCTGACGACGCGCGTCGAAGCGGTCAACGGCCGGCTCACGGCGGGGCCGCGGCCCGACGGCCGTTTCGAGCTCAGGGCAGAGGTCGAACTGCTCGCGGCGTAAGAGCCGTACGAGAGGTGTCGTACGGGGTTCTGTGCGAGCGGTGCCGTACAAGCGGTTCTGCGCGAGAGGTGTCGTGCGAGCGGTGCCGTACGAGAGGGCGAAGGCCGAGGCGCGCAGGCTCTGCGAGCGGGCGGGTCGAAGCCCCGAGTCCTGCGAGCGGGCGGAGCCGAAGCCCTACCGACGCGGCGAAGAAACGTTTTGTCCGGGGCTGATGCGGCAGCCCCGGGCCCGCTCCTCAGACCGAGTGCAGCCAGCCCGCCTCGCGCGCGATGCGGATCGCGTCGACGCGGTTACGCGCGTTGAGTTTGCTGACGGCCGAGGTCAGATAGTTGCGTACGGTGCCCGACGACAGGTGCAGCCGGGCGGCGATCTGGCCGGCCTCCATGCCCTCCGAGGCGAACTGGAGCACCTCCCGCTCGCGGTCGGTGAGCGGGGAGGGGCCGGAGTCGAGCGTGGCGAGGGCCAGCTGGGGGTCGATCACGCGCTCGCCCGCCGCCACCTTGCGGATCGCGGCGCACAGGCTGTCCGGATCGGAGTCCTTCGGCAGAAAACCCGAGACGTGCGCGGCCAGCGCCCGTCTGAGGTTGCCGGGTCTGCCGAGGCTGGTGAGGATCAGGGTGCGGCACTGCGGCACCGAGGTGTGCAGTCCGGCGGCGGCGGTGATGCCGTCGGTGCCGGGCAGGTCGATGTCCAGGACGGCGACGTCCGGCCGCATGGCCATCGCGGTCGGCACGATGTCCGTACCCGACGACAGTTCCGCGACCACTTCCAGATCCGGCTCCAGCTCAATGAGCGACACCAATGCCTTGCGCAGCATATGCATGTCTTCGGCAATCAGAACTCGCACCATGGTGCCCCCCGTTGTGCTGGATCATGGGTCGTTTGCTAGCGATTATGCAATAGCCGACCCCTGCGACTCCGGGCTGAGACTAACCCGGCACATGCCGTTTCCGGACCGGTACGTGTAGTTGCGCACCCGCGCCTTTCAGCCAGTACCCGAGCAGGGCTCAAGTGGCCGCTCCCATCCTCCCTGCACCCAGGTGCCGCCCCGGCAGCCGGGGCGAAGGGAGAGGTGACGTGAACATGAACGGACGCCGCAGCTCGGAAGGTGTTCTCTGACATGGCGGGCGCGAAGAACCCGGACGTTCCGGACCGCTCCGGGCGCCGCCCCAAGGGCTCCTGGCGCCGGGTCGTCGGCCGCTTCCTGCGACCGGTGGGCGAAGCGCTCATGGTCCACGGCGGCGTCGACCTGTATCTGACCGCGGCCGACGGCAACCGGGCCCGGCTGCACTCGCTCGACAGCGGCTTCCGCCTGATGCT
Coding sequences:
- a CDS encoding response regulator transcription factor encodes the protein MVRVLIAEDMHMLRKALVSLIELEPDLEVVAELSSGTDIVPTAMAMRPDVAVLDIDLPGTDGITAAAGLHTSVPQCRTLILTSLGRPGNLRRALAAHVSGFLPKDSDPDSLCAAIRKVAAGERVIDPQLALATLDSGPSPLTDREREVLQFASEGMEAGQIAARLHLSSGTVRNYLTSAVSKLNARNRVDAIRIAREAGWLHSV
- a CDS encoding DUF6059 family protein; the encoded protein is MAGAKNPDVPDRSGRRPKGSWRRVVGRFLRPVGEALMVHGGVDLYLTAADGNRARLHSLDSGFRLMLRTDADGPPPGHPERLRPDVPLTRQELTLLQDLLNEVPGHRR